One genomic segment of bacterium includes these proteins:
- a CDS encoding HAD hydrolase-like protein — MSQIRVVIYDCDGVLFDSRQSNEAFYNHILAHFGLPPMKPQELSFVHASTAEEAVDFLFKGDPRREEAQKYRLTMDYSPFVPLMRLEPHVKEVMQRLRLCCATAIATNRGLTMPLVMKEHGLEGLFDLTVTSLDVKEPKPHPECLLKILDHFRVPPGEALYVGDSEVDRLVAKRAGVCFVAYKNPGLEASYHIKDHREILEILDGKGRSLPGGQDS; from the coding sequence TTGTCACAGATAAGAGTTGTGATTTATGATTGCGATGGAGTTCTATTCGACTCCAGGCAATCCAACGAGGCCTTCTACAACCACATCCTGGCCCACTTCGGGCTTCCCCCCATGAAGCCCCAGGAGCTTTCTTTTGTGCACGCAAGCACTGCAGAGGAGGCCGTAGACTTCCTTTTCAAGGGAGATCCCAGAAGAGAAGAGGCTCAGAAGTACCGCCTCACCATGGACTACTCTCCCTTTGTGCCTCTGATGAGGTTGGAGCCCCACGTGAAAGAGGTGATGCAAAGGCTGCGCCTGTGTTGTGCAACAGCCATTGCCACCAATAGAGGGCTGACCATGCCTCTGGTGATGAAGGAGCACGGCCTGGAAGGGCTCTTCGATCTAACCGTAACCAGCCTGGATGTGAAGGAGCCCAAGCCCCACCCGGAGTGTCTTCTCAAGATCCTGGATCACTTCCGTGTGCCACCTGGGGAGGCCCTCTATGTGGGGGATTCAGAGGTGGACAGGCTTGTGGCTAAGAGGGCCGGGGTGTGCTTCGTGGCATACAAAAACCCAGGCCTGGAAGCTTCTTATCACATCAAGGATCACAGGGAAATCCTAGAGATACTGGATGGGAAGGGAAGATCCCTTCCGGGAGGCCAAGATTCCTAA
- a CDS encoding TIGR00153 family protein: MRSPFVHLFRESPFVKLLKHAEIVQEGGGLFRKAMICYLDGSCTEFDAFHMNVTRMEHEADRLKRNIRGHLPRGLMMPVDKFQFLLYLREQDKALDSVQDSLHWLSYRNTEVPDVLVDDLLLLVDKAVDSIKQLPLMVGRAMVYLRSYSDKDRKQVKEVIKALRLKESESDTIERKLKSDIFSLPSVDAITVFHLIRLVEYMGDISNHAENAGDVMRAMIAR, translated from the coding sequence ATGCGCTCGCCTTTCGTGCATCTGTTTCGGGAGTCTCCATTTGTGAAGCTCCTCAAGCACGCGGAGATAGTCCAGGAAGGAGGAGGGCTCTTCCGCAAGGCCATGATTTGTTACCTGGATGGCTCATGCACTGAGTTCGATGCCTTTCACATGAACGTGACCCGAATGGAGCACGAGGCGGACAGGTTGAAACGCAACATAAGGGGCCACTTACCCCGAGGGCTCATGATGCCAGTGGACAAGTTCCAGTTCCTCTTATATCTGAGGGAGCAGGACAAGGCCTTGGATTCGGTACAGGATTCTCTTCACTGGCTTTCATACCGAAACACCGAAGTTCCTGATGTGCTGGTGGACGACCTGCTGCTGCTTGTGGACAAAGCAGTGGACTCCATCAAGCAGCTTCCGTTGATGGTGGGAAGAGCCATGGTTTATCTTCGCTCTTACTCGGACAAAGACCGCAAGCAGGTCAAGGAAGTCATAAAGGCTTTGAGGCTCAAGGAATCAGAGAGTGACACCATAGAACGAAAGCTGAAAAGCGACATCTTTTCCCTTCCTTCCGTGGATGCCATCACGGTTTTTCACCTGATCCGTCTGGTGGAGTACATGGGCGACATAAGCAACCATGCAGAAAATGCTGGTGATGTGATGCGGGCCATGATAGCCCGCTGA
- a CDS encoding LUD domain-containing protein gives MKVSSREKILSAVELALGFPVRQGSLFETGTAEHEVAWLAANESWEPLQKELEALAAHFHRLAKSEEFQGVLQNIVRENKVRRALCWEHPLLDKLDVKRLLQEAGVDLVDTGESSGFVEKAAQADLGITAAECAIVESGALMVRASKGWPRAASLLPTVHLAIVTARQRLGTVKDLVPLWRNWLGAQGALPSAIHLITGPSRTADIELTLVLGAHGPKVLHVVALDQEAIPEDT, from the coding sequence ATGAAGGTCTCAAGCAGAGAGAAGATCCTCTCGGCTGTGGAGCTGGCCTTGGGATTCCCTGTCAGGCAAGGATCTCTGTTTGAGACAGGCACGGCCGAGCATGAAGTTGCCTGGCTTGCTGCCAATGAGTCCTGGGAGCCTCTGCAAAAAGAACTGGAGGCACTGGCCGCCCACTTCCACAGGCTGGCGAAATCGGAGGAGTTCCAAGGTGTGCTCCAAAACATTGTCCGAGAAAATAAGGTCAGAAGAGCTCTTTGCTGGGAACATCCCCTGTTGGATAAACTGGATGTTAAGAGATTGCTCCAAGAAGCCGGGGTGGATTTGGTGGATACCGGTGAATCCTCGGGATTTGTTGAAAAAGCCGCGCAAGCTGATCTGGGCATCACTGCGGCGGAGTGTGCCATAGTAGAGTCTGGAGCCTTGATGGTCAGGGCATCCAAAGGCTGGCCCAGGGCAGCATCCTTGCTTCCGACTGTTCATTTGGCAATAGTCACGGCCCGCCAAAGGCTCGGCACTGTGAAAGACTTGGTTCCCCTCTGGAGGAATTGGCTTGGGGCCCAAGGCGCTCTTCCCAGCGCCATTCACCTCATAACCGGCCCGAGCAGAACGGCCGACATTGAACTCACCCTGGTCCTGGGGGCCCACGGTCCCAAAGTTCTCCATGTGGTGGCCCTGGACCAAGAAGCCATCCCCGAAGACACCTGA
- the hflX gene encoding GTPase HflX, whose translation MGREDPFREAKIPKVQGNLQGLRPSDHRRLQRLYHRRVSPRQVLSPELARQMAEISLDTGRQVGLLLDRKGLVFMVIVGDDHKLEIPWLQGFRQAPTRLLGLRLVHTHLKGEPLTHDDLTDLAHLRLDLICQVQVGPEGQPGRVQLAHLLPPNPRNEQWVLMEAENPWRLDLDAQALVEGLEDEFARIFKARKVDQKGERVILVGVYPTGGKKAWASMAELKELARSSGLLVLDEVVQVRQQPDPRFVIGKGKLEDLIIRSKQLGAEVILFDRNLNPGQLRNLSELTDQKIIDRTQLILDIFAQHAHSRDGKIQVELAQLRYLLPRLVGKGTAMSRLRGGIGLRGPGETKLEVDRRRVRDRIARLERDLEEVRKARIQRRARRSRMGLPIVSIVGYTNAGKSTLLNALTHSRVTAEDKLFATLDPASRRLRFPRERDVIITDTVGFIQDLPPDLVNAFRATLEELEDAELLLHVADISSPYMEEQLRSVRKILGEMGLEKKRELLVFNKTDLVEPWRVREILSRHKGVAISALKGEGLEELSRQMACLLFREATAVSFVNVPLSGKQNQAGSGSPGI comes from the coding sequence ATGGGAAGGGAAGATCCCTTCCGGGAGGCCAAGATTCCTAAAGTTCAAGGTAATCTTCAAGGCTTAAGACCTTCGGATCACAGGAGGCTTCAGAGGCTCTATCACAGGAGGGTCTCCCCCAGGCAGGTTCTCAGCCCTGAGCTGGCGCGCCAGATGGCCGAGATCTCCCTGGACACGGGCCGCCAGGTAGGGCTCTTGCTGGATAGAAAAGGCCTGGTTTTCATGGTCATTGTGGGAGATGACCATAAACTGGAGATCCCATGGCTGCAGGGTTTCCGGCAAGCTCCCACGAGGCTTTTGGGGCTGAGGCTGGTTCACACCCATCTCAAGGGTGAACCCCTCACCCACGATGATCTGACGGATTTGGCCCATCTGAGGCTGGATTTGATCTGCCAGGTGCAGGTGGGGCCGGAAGGCCAGCCCGGCAGGGTTCAACTGGCCCATCTTTTGCCACCCAATCCCCGCAACGAGCAGTGGGTGCTGATGGAAGCCGAAAACCCCTGGCGCCTGGATCTGGATGCTCAAGCTCTGGTGGAGGGGCTAGAAGACGAGTTTGCCAGGATCTTCAAGGCCAGGAAAGTTGACCAGAAGGGGGAAAGGGTGATCCTGGTAGGGGTATATCCCACGGGTGGGAAAAAGGCGTGGGCCTCCATGGCCGAACTTAAGGAGCTGGCCAGATCCAGCGGCCTTCTTGTACTGGACGAGGTGGTCCAGGTGCGGCAGCAGCCAGATCCCCGCTTTGTCATCGGCAAGGGCAAGCTGGAGGACTTGATAATCCGGAGCAAGCAGCTGGGTGCCGAAGTAATCCTCTTTGACAGAAATCTAAACCCAGGACAACTGAGGAATCTCTCGGAGCTCACAGACCAGAAAATCATAGACCGCACACAGCTGATCCTGGACATATTTGCTCAGCACGCCCACAGCAGGGACGGCAAGATCCAGGTGGAGCTGGCACAGCTTCGTTACCTGCTTCCCAGGCTGGTGGGAAAGGGCACGGCCATGTCAAGGTTAAGAGGCGGCATTGGGCTGAGGGGGCCTGGGGAGACCAAGTTGGAGGTGGACCGAAGGCGAGTAAGGGATCGCATTGCCAGGTTGGAAAGGGATCTGGAGGAGGTCAGAAAGGCCAGAATTCAAAGAAGGGCCCGCAGAAGCCGCATGGGCCTGCCCATAGTGAGCATAGTGGGCTATACCAATGCTGGGAAATCCACCCTCTTGAATGCCCTTACTCATAGTCGAGTCACAGCCGAGGACAAGCTTTTTGCCACACTGGATCCAGCCAGCCGAAGACTTCGTTTCCCCAGGGAGCGGGACGTGATAATTACGGACACAGTGGGCTTCATTCAGGACCTTCCGCCTGATTTGGTCAATGCTTTTCGGGCCACCCTGGAGGAGCTGGAAGACGCCGAGCTTTTGCTCCACGTGGCTGATATTTCCAGCCCCTACATGGAGGAGCAGCTCAGATCTGTGAGGAAGATCCTCGGGGAGATGGGCCTGGAGAAAAAGAGGGAGCTTCTGGTATTCAACAAGACAGACCTTGTGGAACCCTGGCGTGTCCGGGAGATTCTCTCCAGGCACAAAGGGGTGGCCATCTCGGCATTGAAAGGGGAAGGGCTGGAAGAACTGTCAAGACAGATGGCCTGTTTATTGTTCAGAGAAGCTACGGCGGTCAGCTTTGTAAACGTACCTTTGTCCGGAAAGCAGAACCAAGCTGGATCAGGATCCCCTGGGATATGA
- a CDS encoding inorganic phosphate transporter yields the protein MILILGLAVGAYMAWNIGANDVANGMASPVGAKAITLRQAVLIGGLLDFIGATFIGSHVVDTIRKGIVDPSAVQDPLTMSLGLLAAIMAASLWVFLSSWKQIPVSTTHSIVGAMVGFGLLAGGFSAIRWWTLVGIALSWIVSPLFACGLGYVIFEVIRRNLLGGAHVLRKALRLGPVFVGLTFFIVLASLFLDTPLGKRMGLGTAQCLLLTLCISVILGLVSRIWLRRTIGRKQGDSVEEIFKKLQLFTACYVSMAHGANDVANAIGPVAGIYIIFATGAISPQAPVPTFLLAFGGLFIALGCFIWGYRVIETLGHQITELTNTRGFSVDFGVATSVLLASKLGLPVSTTHAAVGAVVGVGLARGMAAVDFTLVGKICLYWLVTLPLSALSCMIFFAGLRAIFL from the coding sequence GTGATTCTCATTCTGGGATTGGCAGTCGGGGCTTATATGGCCTGGAACATAGGGGCCAATGACGTGGCCAACGGGATGGCATCCCCCGTGGGGGCCAAGGCCATCACGCTTCGCCAGGCGGTTTTGATAGGAGGTCTTCTGGACTTCATCGGGGCCACGTTTATAGGCTCCCACGTGGTAGATACTATTCGAAAAGGGATAGTGGATCCCTCGGCAGTTCAGGATCCCCTCACCATGTCTTTGGGACTCCTGGCAGCCATCATGGCAGCCAGCCTGTGGGTTTTCCTTTCCTCTTGGAAACAGATCCCCGTTTCCACGACTCACAGCATTGTGGGTGCCATGGTGGGATTCGGATTGTTGGCAGGAGGATTCTCGGCAATAAGATGGTGGACATTGGTGGGGATAGCCCTCTCCTGGATAGTATCGCCACTGTTCGCCTGCGGGCTGGGCTATGTCATATTCGAGGTCATAAGAAGAAACTTACTGGGCGGAGCTCATGTGCTTCGTAAGGCCCTCAGGCTCGGGCCGGTTTTTGTGGGGCTGACCTTCTTCATAGTCCTTGCATCCCTTTTCCTGGACACCCCTTTGGGAAAACGCATGGGCTTGGGTACGGCTCAGTGCCTGCTTTTGACCTTGTGCATATCAGTAATCCTGGGACTTGTGTCCAGGATCTGGCTTAGGCGCACCATTGGTCGCAAGCAGGGAGACTCCGTTGAGGAAATCTTCAAGAAGCTTCAGCTGTTCACTGCCTGCTATGTTTCCATGGCTCACGGTGCCAATGACGTGGCCAATGCCATAGGACCGGTGGCGGGCATCTACATAATCTTCGCCACCGGCGCCATAAGCCCCCAAGCCCCAGTGCCTACTTTCTTGCTGGCCTTCGGAGGCCTGTTCATAGCCCTGGGATGTTTCATCTGGGGGTACAGGGTCATAGAGACATTGGGCCATCAGATAACCGAACTGACCAACACCAGGGGATTCTCCGTGGACTTCGGAGTGGCCACCTCGGTCTTGTTGGCCTCAAAGCTGGGTTTGCCTGTGTCCACGACACATGCTGCTGTGGGAGCGGTAGTGGGAGTGGGGCTGGCGCGGGGCATGGCTGCGGTGGACTTCACTTTGGTTGGGAAGATCTGCCTTTACTGGCTGGTCACATTGCCACTTTCGGCTCTTTCCTGTATGATTTTTTTCGCAGGATTGCGTGCCATCTTCCTGTGA
- a CDS encoding deoxyribodipyrimidine photolyase, translating to MASSIRPSKNAAASSVPPQRITPCNRAPLNADGDFVLYWMIASRRLSWNFALQRAVQWCQALDKPLLILEALRVGYEWASDRIHAFIIQGMVENARRLQEVGVCYYPYLEPRPHAGKGLLASLSTKACVVVTDEFPAFFIPKMVNSAAQKLKVLLEKVDSNGTLPLRCAPRCFSTAHSFRRFLQSCLQTHLQNQPRSEPLEELPPRRPPEIPREVMEKWPPASDLALEQVPRILGALPLDHSVPPSPLVGGSSKAKEALRSFLRDKLPHYASARNHPDKEATSGLSPYLHLGHISVHQVVTEALQEEGWSPSMSGRMATGSARGWWGLSPDLEAFLDQVITWRELGFNFCFYREDYYRYESLPDWAINVLEKHSSDPRPYLYSLQQLENATTHDLLWNAAQRELLRQGKVHNYLRMLWGKKILEWSRSPREALEAMIHLNNKWALDGRDPNSYSGIFWCLGRYDRPWGPRRPVFGTVRYMSSSSALQKLKMHSYLERYGK from the coding sequence ATGGCAAGCTCAATTAGACCCTCCAAAAACGCTGCTGCTTCATCGGTGCCCCCTCAGAGAATAACCCCATGCAACAGGGCCCCCTTGAATGCAGATGGGGACTTCGTGCTCTACTGGATGATTGCATCGCGAAGGCTCTCTTGGAATTTCGCCCTTCAGAGGGCGGTACAGTGGTGCCAGGCCCTGGACAAGCCGCTTCTCATACTGGAGGCCCTAAGGGTTGGCTATGAGTGGGCCAGCGACAGGATACATGCTTTCATCATTCAGGGAATGGTAGAAAATGCACGTCGCCTGCAAGAAGTAGGGGTTTGCTATTACCCCTACCTGGAGCCTAGGCCCCATGCAGGCAAGGGGCTGCTGGCCTCTTTGTCCACCAAAGCCTGTGTGGTTGTCACAGATGAGTTCCCTGCTTTTTTCATACCCAAGATGGTCAACTCAGCTGCCCAGAAGCTAAAAGTTCTCCTGGAAAAAGTGGACTCCAATGGAACCCTGCCCTTGCGCTGTGCCCCAAGGTGCTTTAGCACAGCACATTCTTTTAGGCGATTCCTGCAGAGCTGCCTGCAGACTCACCTACAGAACCAGCCCAGGAGTGAGCCCTTGGAAGAGCTGCCCCCAAGAAGGCCTCCTGAGATTCCCCGGGAGGTCATGGAGAAATGGCCACCTGCTTCAGATCTGGCCCTGGAGCAAGTACCCCGGATCCTGGGGGCCCTGCCACTGGATCATTCTGTGCCACCCTCGCCTTTGGTGGGCGGAAGCTCCAAGGCTAAGGAGGCCTTGAGAAGCTTCTTGCGAGATAAATTGCCTCACTATGCCTCAGCGCGGAATCACCCCGACAAAGAAGCTACAAGCGGTCTGTCCCCTTATTTGCACCTGGGACACATCTCAGTTCACCAGGTTGTTACAGAGGCCCTCCAGGAGGAAGGATGGTCCCCTTCCATGTCTGGAAGGATGGCCACCGGCTCGGCCAGGGGCTGGTGGGGTTTGAGCCCAGACTTGGAAGCTTTTCTGGATCAGGTCATAACCTGGAGGGAGCTGGGCTTCAACTTCTGTTTTTACAGAGAGGATTATTACAGATATGAATCGCTGCCTGATTGGGCTATAAACGTTTTGGAAAAACACTCCTCGGATCCAAGGCCCTATTTGTACAGCCTGCAGCAGCTGGAAAACGCCACCACCCATGACCTGCTGTGGAATGCTGCCCAGAGAGAACTCCTCAGACAAGGCAAGGTGCACAACTATCTGAGAATGTTGTGGGGCAAGAAGATCTTGGAGTGGTCTAGGAGCCCCAGGGAGGCCCTGGAAGCCATGATCCATCTTAACAACAAGTGGGCCTTGGACGGCAGGGACCCCAATTCCTACAGCGGCATATTCTGGTGCTTGGGAAGATATGACAGGCCTTGGGGACCCAGACGGCCTGTTTTCGGCACCGTGCGATATATGAGCTCCTCCAGCGCACTGCAGAAGCTCAAAATGCATTCGTATCTGGAGCGCTACGGGAAGTAG